GATTATACACTGGATCTGATGATTTCCACTGAGAACCAGCAGAAGAAACATTTTGCACTGTGTTGTTAGCTGAATCAATGCCAACTTCGGACACTGCTGCAGTTGTGGTTGTACCCATCTGCAAAGCATTATTCATGGGCTGTTGGTCAGCTTGAGCTGGCTCAGCCTGAGGTTTGCTGAGAGGATCCGAATTCACTTGTCGATTCTGTTGAAGCACCCTTTGAACAGTAGATTGGTTTTGATTAACCTTCTTTTGGTGTGGCTGTGACTGTAGCTGCAAATGCTGGTGGTTTGGACCCACAGAGGCTGGCAAGACACATTGATTCCCAGCTGATGGTATATGACCAGAAGGTACCGTGGAAACTTGACCTTGAGAACTATTATCTGAATGGGAAGCCATCTGCTGGGGTTGCTTTGTAGAAGGGGACGTTGCTCCAGAAAATAGCTTTTTCTGTGGCTGGGAAACTAGAGGTTTAGATTGTTGGACAGGGCTTGTACCAGGCCCGGGATACAAGCCCTGACCTTGCATCAAGTGCATGATCTGCTCTCCTTTCTCAGCAGCTTGGTTGCTAGGGGCCATGCTGAGGCCATTCAGATGAGCAGGGTCAGCGGAAAGGTTCTGATGCACCAGCATGTTCCCTCTTCCTACTCCCTTCAAAAGTTTAGTTTGCTGTTGGGACTGAGGTTGTTGTCGTTGCTGAGGATGGTGCCTGCCAGACTGTTGAAACTGCTGCTGCTGTTGCTGGGGTTGCCGCTGCCGTTGCTTGCCTATCTGATTGTTCAATCCACTAGCACCAGTTTGGGGACTCCTACCAAGTCCATGAGGGGCCAAGTGGTGTTTCTGTTGGTGCTGTGATGACATAGGAGTCATTGGTGAAGATGGAGGGGGGAGTGACACTGGTTGAGTTGATGCTTGAGATTGAATCTGGGAACTATTCTGAAGAGAAGAGGATATGGGAAGTTGGGTCTGAGGCTGGACATGTGACAGCAAAGTGCTAGATGCAGTGAACTGTTTTTGCTGCTGTTGCTGGGGCTGCTGTTGCTGCATAAGACGCTGCTGCTGCATTTGCCTTTCTTTAGCGAGGCGCATGGCATATGCTTGTTGCTGCGGCCCGGAAGCATGATTGGAACCCTGATGTTGAGGATGATGAGAATTGCTCAGTGCATGGGACTGCTGCTGAGGCATTTGTTGCTGCTGCTGGGGATGACCAGGATATGACTGAACAGATGGTGCAGTAGATTGATTAGGGTAAGCAGAATTCAGCCCATTGAAAGCAGAAATTCCCTGGCCATTCCCTTGAGCCTGCATTTGGAGCTCTGGACCGTGGCCAGGCTATCAAAAGAAGGGGAAAAAAGTCATATAATTGAAAGTTGTACATCATCACATGGACAAGAATGATAGAGCTCTAATGTCATTGATTAGTAAGAAGTTTCAAAGTAACTCTAAAGTAAACAAACATACATGGCCAACTCAACCACATAACTATACGTAGAGGAACACCTTAAAGCTCAAGAGATGAGATTAAtagataatcaaaataaattatgaagAAAGGTAAAAAATTAGTAGGAGAAAGCATTTTGTTGTTGATCATCCAGAATACCATCCAACTTAAAGGCCCTATTATCCAGCCTTTACTTAAGTCTTGAATTTCATCAAGTTTTAAATCTACTGAAAGTGGTTATTTAGATGCTCACAGTTATTATCTTTCTGCTTGGTATCCCGAGAACTATGGTAAAGGAAAATTTTAGGTCTACAGTTGTAAAAGGGATTCACTTTGATGAGATTTTTGGCAGTAAGTGATCCTTAGTCATTGAAAATTCCTTTTACTTTAAAATATTACAGAACTATCACAAGGCTTTTGACCGGCATCCATATGGTTAAAGCATGCAGGATTAAATTCCCCATGTTCAGGAACTGGCATCTTTGATAGTGCAACCAATTATCAAGCAAAAAATCAAAGCTGATTATTGATATATAACAATTAGCCATTTATATGGAATAGAAGAGGCCCAAACAGCCAAACCACGATATGTTGGAGCACAGATTAGATTATACTGCTTTACAAAAGTAAATAACTTACTCGCATCATGTGCTTGGTATCACGAGGTCTTAACATTGAGTTTCCTTGACCAGAACCTGGTCCAGAGTGCATATTGACAGGGTTTTGCATTCCACCTACCAAATTGGAGGAAAGCATGCTGCCAGAATTCAGCATTGCTGATGATGTCATTCCTTGGAAGCCAGGCCTTGAAATTGGCATGCTTCTATTTATCCCACACATCATTCCCAAATTATTCCCACTTAGTACACGAACCATTCGATCTGATCCAGAAACAGCCCCAGGGAGAGACAAGTTGGACTGCTGAACATTCCTGCCAGATAACATTTGATTATATTGTTGCATTCTATGCTGCTCATCAGCTGGCAAAGATGTTCTCGGAACACCATGTCTACCATCCCTGAGAGCAAAATATGACCCAAAATTTGTGCCATTAGCATGTGAAACTACGCAGGCACAGATAACAGCAATCTACACATTAGCTCAATACCTCACAGATGAATTGAGTGGTGTAGACAGTGATGCTAAATTACTGCCAAGAACCATGCCGGAAGATCCCTGTAGTGAAGAATTCGCTGCAGAGGAAGGAAGCATTGATCCTGCAGCTCCTTGATTTGATATTGCTAAACCACTGGTATTAGAAGCCTGATATCCAAGGGGTAGAACATCTTGGCTTGATGCAGTGGCATCACAAAGATCAAGAGGCCTTTATCCAGacaatgaaaataaaaatgatattggcgcaaacacaatagcaacaGTGAAACTAATAACAACGATTGAACTAACAAAGctaaaacattaataaaaagggGACAACAAGGCTTACGTTAGAACCCCTCCATTTAGGTTATTGGGGCAGACTTGGGAAAGAGCAATAACATGAGAGTTGTGGACTGGCACTATCTGCTTCGGATCCTGGTTATCATGCTTTACAAGATACAATAAGATAAAGGCCAATTCAGGAGTTTGAAAGAATCAAGgtgaaattaaagaaaagataATCTACTATGCTTCCAAGTATTAAGAGTGTAGGTTATGTTCAAGTCCATACTAATTGCCACACCAGAGAGTGCTAACACAATTGTGAAACAACGAGAAAAATACCTGACAGCATTATAAATCTAGGTtcaaaattaatttgaaatttaattaagAGCACAATCTTATGTTAAACAAAGTACACGTATAGGGGCGCAACTTTGAGATGTTCAAAGGCAGCtaattcaaagttttcaaataatATCTCAAACTTCAAAAATCTGTCTATTGTGCAATTCAACTAATATATCACTATTTATTAATGTTTATTCTACCACTCAATTGCTACGTAAATTGCTCAGACTAAGAGCAGCGAGAAGTACAATGGATACTATGGATTCATAGCAAGCCTTTATTCTATGACTGGAAGAAGAGAAGAGGTCATCTAAAACCAAAAGATTCTTTTATCGCTATTCTACATATCTAAGAAGTCTAACAGGAAAAAAAGAATTTAACTTTCAAGAAGTTGCAGCTCGAGGACAATGGAATAAAAGTGTGCCATTGCCACCTTATGATTTATTCATAATCTTCTAGGAATTTCCTGAAGTTAGTACTTTCATTTCAGCCTAGGTCTCTCGAGGCACCAATAATCACAATACGTGAAACATCATTCACATATTTCTACATCTAAAAAGAAGAATGACAGCATACCAGTGTTGATCAAGACACACCTGACATATCAAATAGAATCCTAAACAGTGACAATTGACCTCTTTCCTTGATGAATAGATTCTAATGTTTCAAAATAGCAGGAGTAGAGCGAATCTAGTATATTTTAAATGAACAAGTTACATGCACTTTCAGAAATTCAGTTAACAGTGCGCAAGTCTTCTCAAAATGTTCATGGTCAGAAATTTGCATCGAACTGATTAAAAATGGCAAAATTGACATTGCTGAAGATGCCAAAAAGACTATCTTCAACTGATTGATTAAATCAGACTCATTTGTTCTTAAAACTATCAAATGCCAGGATCTCTAGAGATTAGAAATGTATCCCATATGCACCTGATTCCGCCGGTAGTGCTGTTTCTTGCCAATATGTATAATTTTCTCAAAATGAGACTTCAGAGTATCCTCTTCCATTGGTCCTTGCAAACGTTGAAACAACTGTCTCGCACTTCCCTGCATGACACACAGCAGGAGGACACAATCACGGTAAAATTAGCTCCATTGAACATGTCCATCATCAATGAATTGAAAAATGGAAATCTACTAGTTTTTAGGGACAGAGAGGACCTTGGGAATGCCAGGCAATGTGGATGGATATGGCTGAGAAGATCCTGAATCATCAGCACTGTCAGCTCCATCTCCACTTCTATCCATTAAGATTTTATGCCGTTCCTTGCATTCTTTAGGCTTGCGGAATATGCACTAGATGCATTGATAAGTTTCATGAGATAATTGCCCGATGCAGAAAAGGGGAGGTAGATGGGAAAATGAGGAAAGGGTGAAAAAAAGAATAGAACTAGTAAGGCTGCTGTAGATATAGAATGAGATTATAGACAAATGAAACAACGAGTAGTGGTTTTAGAGCAATATACACATCACTGGTGACAATTTAAAAGCATTTCAGGCACATTAGAAGGAAGCCTTAGATAACAGAATATTTGCTAAGAAATTAAGCTGAAGCACAAACCTTAAACTGAAGGGTACTGTTAATGGCATCACTTATAAGCTCCCAATTTGGACCCATGTCGTGTACTAGGACAACAAGTGCCTGAACATAAATGCAGTAACACCTCAAGATTCTGCTGCTAATGCTAATAGATACAGAAGAATAAGAACAGGATAACAAAAATTAACCTGATCTTCAAATAGCGACCAGGGACAACCAGAACCAGGCTCGCCAGCAGACATCTAGAAGCAGTTTACATgattataataattaaacaagAGATACGACACCCATGAAGCACATGATCAACCAGACAAAAAatgcataaatgaaaaaaataccTTAGGTGTTTTGGCTTTTCTACCTCTATCACGACCATGAATTAATCTAATGATTTTGTTGGGGTTGGACATATTACTCATTTGTGACCCTACTGGTGAAGGGATGGATCCACTAGGATTGATGTCAAAGGCATTATCTGGCTGTTGCTTCATTAGCTTCAACTTCTTGGCATTCTGTTGCCCATATAAAACTAAGGAAAAGACAATTGAAAATGTAAAGTGTGAAGAACATGACACTGAATAGATATATCCAACCAACTAACCAACCATTGACTCAAAAATGAGAAAATAGAGCTTTACCACTGGATCCATTAGAATCAAAATGATGACTCTCTGATCTCTTTTTGGAATAATCTCGCTGTCAAAGAAATGGCACCATCAAACATGAGATCATCAATTAAAAAAGAGTACAATGAACAAATAATTTAGAACAAAGGAAGAACAGATGAATATCAAATAAAGTTCAATGCCACAAAAAAAGACTTATGACTTAAGGCATCCTCATATCTATCATGCAAAGAATGATATCAACATGGTCAGCATACTCCTTGCTCTGATGTACTATTGAAAATACTAAAATGAActtaaattttgagattttgcttAAATCAAGAAACTGGAACAAATTTGGCACAAAGCTtattaaaaattaacttaaaaacTGTTAATTCCTTCGAAAAATGGATGGGTAAAATCACAATTTAAAAGTAACAAACACAATAACCTAAAACTCTAATTACTCATCTAGGcagcaattttttttttaattcttaatgataaaataaatatactgttttaaaaaatatataaagaaaacaatgaagcaaaagaaaagaaaagaaaacaagtcTGTTTATATCAGAATAAACAACTTGTCAtaataaagataacaaattcaCCTGTTCACTGTGAACAGTAGATTCCAGCTGCCAACCCTGATCATATGCAGTACACTACGAAAAGCAAGATTCAGGCACTTAAAAaccataaagaaaaaaaaaaaaaactagccatACCATTTCTGGGATAAACAGACCCCAGTCAGTTAAAACAGAGGAATTCCTACGTACAAGATTCTTgccctttttcttctttttaggtTTTGTTGGTGTTTCTGCACAATCATATGGTAGCTGCCTTTCAAAATCCCCGATTGATTCAACCTCATTGCTTTTCTGCATCTGGAATCCTCCATGCAAAGTACTCTGATCATCCTGAAAAGAATTAGTATCTCCACTAGAAGCATCTGTTTTCATTGGAGCCTGTAAGCCCCCAGCAGCAGCAGCACTGCCAAAAGGACTTATAACCCTCTGTCTGGAACCAGTGCGCACACGTTTTGTTGGAATTGGACCAACATTTAGACTACTACCTGGCCTTTTTCCAATCAACACGGACTGCTGAGCACAGCTTCCATATGGCAAATCAGCATCCATTTCATAGGGTCTTGCAGGATATGATTTCATAGGGTTCTTCCGCTTCTTCCTGTTTAGTTTTGATGATTTTCTACCTTCGAAGGCTCCGGGCAAATAATATGTACTTGTTTCTCCTTCATCCTCGTCATAAACAAAGTCATCATATCCAAACTCTGAATTTGAAGAAGTTGTAAGGAACAGAAGACTATTAAATGACCAAAAGAACTAGGAAGGAAGTGTCATGATTACCTGCTCCATCATCATAAGCGGATGTTTCAACTTCCTCTTGTGCACTACTCCCAGTTttctaagaaaaagaaaatatacaaTAATAATCAAGATTGAGCAGAGAAGTTCCAAAAGCTGCTGCACTGGGCAAATTAGAAGAAATCGAAATGGGAATGTATATATGTTCTCCATGATAAGTTTCATTGATGTACTTTTCACATGCATTACATCAGCCCAGTATTATAgggaagaaaaagagaaaggTCTTGTATAAACTCATTAAGGACCTATATTTACCTCAGTCTGTACCAAATAAGATTCAATAGATCTCCGGTAGGTTTCCATAGCACCTGAAGGAACTGAATAGAAGAGGCTTTCCTGAAAATAAAGCACATAAAAAGTTACAGGAGAAAAAGAAAACATCTGCACAAGATAAAGAACCCCAAAACAGAGCATGAAGAGTTAAACAGATGCAAACTATTAAAAGAGATAGATCACAATGCTATATTCAAAAGCTAACAATGCCGTGTTAATAAATCTTAATAGCCAGAAAATTTTAAGCCATACTTCTGTTAGGTGTTCATTCCAAGAAATGTCTGTAATGCCAGAGTCAGATATCCTGTCAGGAGTTGCTGGTGCTTCAGCTTGAAGTGTTGGGACAGGGGAGCTGTTATATTTCAAAAATCTAACAGCATATGCCTGAATAGCAAACTCATTGTTCTTTCCACGGTGCTCCTGCTGCTCCTTATGGATATCCTGCTCCAGAACATGTTGCACATGAAGAGAAGATAGAAACAAAAATGTAGCATCAATATGATGGAAGTATTTGGAAGTTTTCGTAAGAGAAAGGAAAacctttttaatattaaaaaagatcaaattttatatattagtattaaatatattttacaattaaaaCTAACAGTTAATGATTAAAAATAAGAAAAGGCCAAGCCTGGGCTGAAAAGTTCTTGCCCAAGGCTCAGATTTTATAGTAGACCTAAGTTATTGTTTTTGAATTGTAACCATCCAAGACTAATCCATATATATACCTAAGTTCTCAATTACATCTTCTCTTCCTCCCCAGTTCAAGTAAAATTACCTCCATACCATATATCTAAGAACAGAACTTATAAGCAGATAACCAACATGATTAACATACAAAACCAGTTATTAAAAGGAATATAGAAAAAGCTAGCACCATGATTCAGTAAGaaattcaaacataaaaaattatcatCATGACAGTCATCACAAGAGGCATGCATAAATTACTTGGAAATAAAGATAAAAAGGTCCAACAATATAACCAATACCATATCCAGTTCTGCATTCTTGTTCTCAGTAACTTCATTGGCCCTTGACCCCACCAAATCATGACCACAGTTGTTTGGACCAAGACTTCTATCCTTACTATTTCGAAGCAACTCTGCCGAATGCCAAAACTCCATGACAGCATTAGCAATGGTTAGAGCTACTCTTTTGAGTTTCCAGAACTGATTTTGTTCTTCATATTTCAGCCGTGAAGTAAAAGCAGCACGTCGACACAATTGAGTCGCAGCAGTCATCTTCCAGAGACGCTCctataggcacataaagaacaaAAAAGTAAGCTTATAGGCAAATTATGTCAATTATGCTCTCTAGTCAACTTCTTATACAGCTGCAGTATCTGACTAAAGCTAATAAATTAAAAAGCTCACAATAAGAAGGGAAAAACAACAAGAAGAATGCATAAGATGGATTCAGTTTACATCTAATAAAATAATACCTGAGCAAAATCATTTGCCAACCATGCCATTTCCTCAAGCACAAAGTCCCAGTGAGATTTCCGGCGGTTCTCCAAGGGTAAAGCGCCAACAGATAGCTCTGCAATCCTTTTCCGCTTAGCCTGTTTACCATAACGTGAgacttttgaaactttttaaACCTTGCATCTAATTTAAGAGATCAGAGGGCATATATAAACCAAATATATAAACAAACCACCTCTATAATCCGAGCCTCTTCCAGGATTGAATCTTCATGCGCCTTGTCCACCACTTTTACATGATCATCCAAATTAGTCTGAACATCAGTATTAGCCGTCGAGCTTCTTCCTAACAAAGTCCTCTCAGGAATCTCGCAA
This is a stretch of genomic DNA from Gossypium arboreum isolate Shixiya-1 chromosome 11, ASM2569848v2, whole genome shotgun sequence. It encodes these proteins:
- the LOC108473449 gene encoding chromatin modification-related protein EAF1 B-like isoform X4; this encodes MHGCNSGSALLVNAEVDSMGGVVDGGVGIGVKTSPRRVAIEKAQAELRQEYDVREERRRELEFLEKGGNPLDFKFGNAASVSVQSTSLTDQQAEHFAISEAKGSFGLTASPHGDSVESSGRPGIPAVCEPNSADNLLLFHGENELPEGERKSMHPRKKHTVVPSEQSSQMGRTQNVKESEDSAIFRPYARRNRSKLNRDAARSSSTEMGQGRGGHGPSLPARVSSKDEKVLTNNQKDKNIPSVNTAKSATSNGDLASKVITSGNLLNMELDGGRAAEATTDQSKGDLPKSKVDATVPNEPVQVDVHKSAVNLASEEPDLVGGKEQAISTGFECPADSGANKAENETISNKLNGFGDAKRDGKNIRAEGQNSSAARGVKGLDSESSCTENSLSLDVNNDNDACINPKNVDSNGKPMEQTSEKEESLNLAVGELAKEKNEIAAVDNVAIICDAQTSMTQNHSLTDSIVKVEEEIRSELQNEVSCPSNKEEQQSSPPVSEADRKTNTVLGGNSNSKNENICASGPLGTMGNFICEIPERTLLGRSSTANTDVQTNLDDHVKVVDKAHEDSILEEARIIEAKRKRIAELSVGALPLENRRKSHWDFVLEEMAWLANDFAQERLWKMTAATQLCRRAAFTSRLKYEEQNQFWKLKRVALTIANAVMEFWHSAELLRNSKDRSLGPNNCGHDLVGSRANEVTENKNAELDMDIHKEQQEHRGKNNEFAIQAYAVRFLKYNSSPVPTLQAEAPATPDRISDSGITDISWNEHLTEESLFYSVPSGAMETYRRSIESYLVQTEKTGSSAQEEVETSAYDDGAEFGYDDFVYDEDEGETSTYYLPGAFEGRKSSKLNRKKRKNPMKSYPARPYEMDADLPYGSCAQQSVLIGKRPGSSLNVGPIPTKRVRTGSRQRVISPFGSAAAAGGLQAPMKTDASSGDTNSFQDDQSTLHGGFQMQKSNEVESIGDFERQLPYDCAETPTKPKKKKKGKNLCTAYDQGWQLESTVHSEQRDYSKKRSESHHFDSNGSSVLYGQQNAKKLKLMKQQPDNAFDINPSGSIPSPVGSQMSNMSNPNKIIRLIHGRDRGRKAKTPKMSAGEPGSGCPWSLFEDQALVVLVHDMGPNWELISDAINSTLQFKCIFRKPKECKERHKILMDRSGDGADSADDSGSSQPYPSTLPGIPKGSARQLFQRLQGPMEEDTLKSHFEKIIHIGKKQHYRRNQHDNQDPKQIVPVHNSHVIALSQVCPNNLNGGVLTPLDLCDATASSQDVLPLGYQASNTSGLAISNQGAAGSMLPSSAANSSLQGSSGMVLGSNLASLSTPLNSSVRNVQQSNLSLPGAVSGSDRMVRVLSGNNLGMMCGINRSMPISRPGFQGMTSSAMLNSGSMLSSNLVGGMQNPVNMHSGPGSGQGNSMLRPRDTKHMMRPGHGPELQMQAQGNGQGISAFNGLNSAYPNQSTAPSVQSYPGHPQQQQQMPQQQSHALSNSHHPQHQGSNHASGPQQQAYAMRLAKERQMQQQRLMQQQQPQQQQQKQFTASSTLLSHVQPQTQLPISSSLQNSSQIQSQASTQPVSLPPPSSPMTPMSSQHQQKHHLAPHGLGRSPQTGASGLNNQIGKQRQRQPQQQQQQFQQSGRHHPQQRQQPQSQQQTKLLKGVGRGNMLVHQNLSADPAHLNGLSMAPSNQAAEKGEQIMHLMQGQGLYPGPGTSPVQQSKPLVSQPQKKLFSGATSPSTKQPQQMASHSDNSSQGQVSTVPSGHIPSAGNQCVLPASVGPNHQHLQLQSQPHQKKVNQNQSTVQRVLQQNRQVNSDPLSKPQAEPAQADQQPMNNALQMGTTTTAAVSEVGIDSANNTVQNVSSAGSQWKSSDPVYNPGMPTVATQVGSIGSPPLTNSAASVPVPSVSQVLGQRQLPGGLPLHGSKAGAQLPQLPQIQQSSTPAPSQQHYQPQEQLQQDLHNSPPQQLPLQQQSQQQTPHLQAVQGSLYHRPSNSKPE
- the LOC108473449 gene encoding chromatin modification-related protein EAF1 B-like isoform X2; the protein is MHGCNSGSALLVNAEVDSMGGVVDGGVGIGVKTSPRRVAIEKAQAELRQEYDVREERRRELEFLEKGGNPLDFKFGNAASVSVQSTSLTDQQAEHFAISEAKGSFGLTASPHGDSVESSGRPGIPAVCEPNSADNLLLFHGENELPEGERKSMHPRKKHTVVPSEQSSQMGRTQNVKESEDSAIFRPYARRNRSKLNRDAARSSSTEMGQGRGGHGPSLPARVSSKDEKVLTNNQKDKNIPSVNTAKSATSNGDLASKVITSGNLLNMELDGGRAAEATTDQSKGDLPKSKVDATVPNEPVQVDVHKSAVNLASEEPDLVGGKEQAISTGFECPADSGANKAENETISNKLNGFGDAKRDGKNIRAEGQNSSAARGVKGLDSESSCTENSLSLDVNNDNDACINPKNVDSNGKPMEQTSEKEESLNLAVGELAKEKNEIAAVDNVAIICDAQTSMTQNHSLTDSIVKVEEEIRSELQNEVSCPSNKEEQQSSPPVSEADRKTNTVLGGNSNSKNENICASGPLGTMGNFICEIPERTLLGRSSTANTDVQTNLDDHVKVVDKAHEDSILEEARIIEAKRKRIAELSVGALPLENRRKSHWDFVLEEMAWLANDFAQERLWKMTAATQLCRRAAFTSRLKYEEQNQFWKLKRVALTIANAVMEFWHSAELLRNSKDRSLGPNNCGHDLVGSRANEVTENKNAELDMDIHKEQQEHRGKNNEFAIQAYAVRFLKYNSSPVPTLQAEAPATPDRISDSGITDISWNEHLTEESLFYSVPSGAMETYRRSIESYLVQTEKTGSSAQEEVETSAYDDGAGETSTYYLPGAFEGRKSSKLNRKKRKNPMKSYPARPYEMDADLPYGSCAQQSVLIGKRPGSSLNVGPIPTKRVRTGSRQRVISPFGSAAAAGGLQAPMKTDASSGDTNSFQDDQSTLHGGFQMQKSNEVESIGDFERQLPYDCAETPTKPKKKKKGKNLCTAYDQGWQLESTVHSEQRDYSKKRSESHHFDSNGSSVLYGQQNAKKLKLMKQQPDNAFDINPSGSIPSPVGSQMSNMSNPNKIIRLIHGRDRGRKAKTPKMSAGEPGSGCPWSLFEDQALVVLVHDMGPNWELISDAINSTLQFKCIFRKPKECKERHKILMDRSGDGADSADDSGSSQPYPSTLPGIPKGSARQLFQRLQGPMEEDTLKSHFEKIIHIGKKQHYRRNQHDNQDPKQIVPVHNSHVIALSQVCPNNLNGGVLTPLDLCDATASSQDVLPLGYQASNTSGLAISNQGAAGSMLPSSAANSSLQGSSGMVLGSNLASLSTPLNSSVRDGRHGVPRTSLPADEQHRMQQYNQMLSGRNVQQSNLSLPGAVSGSDRMVRVLSGNNLGMMCGINRSMPISRPGFQGMTSSAMLNSGSMLSSNLVGGMQNPVNMHSGPGSGQGNSMLRPRDTKHMMRPGHGPELQMQAQGNGQGISAFNGLNSAYPNQSTAPSVQSYPGHPQQQQQMPQQQSHALSNSHHPQHQGSNHASGPQQQAYAMRLAKERQMQQQRLMQQQQPQQQQQKQFTASSTLLSHVQPQTQLPISSSLQNSSQIQSQASTQPVSLPPPSSPMTPMSSQHQQKHHLAPHGLGRSPQTGASGLNNQIGKQRQRQPQQQQQQFQQSGRHHPQQRQQPQSQQQTKLLKGVGRGNMLVHQNLSADPAHLNGLSMAPSNQAAEKGEQIMHLMQGQGLYPGPGTSPVQQSKPLVSQPQKKLFSGATSPSTKQPQQMASHSDNSSQGQVSTVPSGHIPSAGNQCVLPASVGPNHQHLQLQSQPHQKKVNQNQSTVQRVLQQNRQVNSDPLSKPQAEPAQADQQPMNNALQMGTTTTAAVSEVGIDSANNTVQNVSSAGSQWKSSDPVYNPGMPTVATQVGSIGSPPLTNSAASVPVPSVSQVLGQRQLPGGLPLHGSKAGAQLPQLPQIQQSSTPAPSQQHYQPQEQLQQDLHNSPPQQLPLQQQSQQQTPHLQAVQGSLYHRPSNSKPE